One window of the Anaerolineae bacterium genome contains the following:
- a CDS encoding GntR family transcriptional regulator produces the protein MANELYKPLYVQIQEYLAEQIFSGRLPPDSRLPSERDLSEELGVSRMTVRRAITELVNDGLLERRHGSGTYVAKPKVLYDARELIDHAESMRRRGLAYTSQLLEFIQVPASKRLAEILHVDVGHLLYRVVKLHLANRIPTVVESSFVPCSCCPELEEYDLEKVSIYDVLVQRYHLPITHIAQTVEADIARDEVAQQLRVEPGAPLLRITRIMYHEKDNPIQYSRDLVRGDYVRIQTEFDL, from the coding sequence ATGGCCAACGAGCTTTATAAGCCGCTGTATGTGCAAATCCAGGAGTACCTGGCCGAGCAGATCTTCTCCGGACGTCTGCCGCCTGACTCGCGGTTACCCTCGGAGCGGGATTTAAGCGAGGAGCTGGGAGTCAGCCGCATGACCGTGCGCCGAGCGATCACAGAGCTGGTGAACGATGGCTTGCTGGAACGCCGGCATGGTTCCGGTACCTATGTGGCCAAGCCCAAAGTGCTCTACGACGCGCGCGAGCTTATTGATCATGCGGAATCCATGCGCCGGCGCGGCCTCGCATATACATCACAACTGCTGGAATTCATACAAGTGCCGGCCAGCAAACGCCTTGCCGAAATCCTGCACGTGGACGTTGGACATTTGCTCTATCGTGTGGTCAAACTCCACCTGGCGAACAGGATCCCCACCGTGGTGGAAAGCTCCTTTGTACCATGTTCATGTTGCCCCGAATTGGAGGAATACGACCTGGAAAAGGTCTCCATCTATGACGTGCTGGTACAGCGCTACCATTTGCCCATCACCCACATCGCCCAGACGGTGGAAGCGGACATCGCCCGGGACGAAGTCGCACAGCAACTGCGCGTGGAGCCGGGCGCGCCACTGTTGCGCATCACGCGGATCATGTACCATGAGAAGGACAACCCCATCCAATACAGCCGGGATTTGGTGCGCGGTGATTACGTGCGCATTCAGACGGAATTTGACCTGTAG